A segment of the Bartonella henselae str. Houston-1 genome:
CTAGACACTATGACCAGCAATTAAAGGCATGTGGACGGCGTTAAGGAGGATTATAAAAATATTTGAAGTAGGAATTAAATTGGTTTTCAAATTGACTTAAGTGCAGAATTTCTTATAACCTGAATAAGCAAATGTAGTTTTAGAGAAACAGTTCCAAATATTGCAAAAAAACGTTGCATTAAGACGGTGCATAAAAGGCATTTTCCTTCTTTGAAGAGTTGTTATCCACACACTAATTCTATTTCTGACATGCAAACAAATGATTTTGATTGATTCACTATGAACAGGTTTGAAATGAAGGAATTTTACAATATTTGGATTTCTCATTCAATATTCAAAACGATAAATTGTCATTATAAATTAACAGCTTGACTTAATTGTTATACGAATTAAATACCTCTATGACAAAAGACTCTTTCAATGCATTTTAATAACACGAGGGAGAGGATTTTTTTATCAAAACCTTTGTTAAAACGGAGATACGATATCACAAGGTAAAAAGTTCAATATAAAGCTTGCTAATAAAATACATGAAAGACCACTAATCAGAAAAGCTTTGTTTTTTCTCTCTTTTTATAAAAGCCAAACGGCAGAGTACAAAAAGAAACAAAGAGCAGTTATCATCACTTAGAAAGATTGATAATCTAAACGGACAGGGTGAAGTTAAATACAACCGTACTTTTTGATTAAAAACAATTACGATACCCCTAAAATTGGAATGATTTGCTTCCAATTTATCCATAAACAGACTTATCGCTATACTTTCTCATGAAAGATCAGCAGATCTTATAAAATACCCAATATTTTTCGTAAAGCAACCTAGTGCAAAGTTACAATTTGTAGCTCATGCTCATTGGCTCCTGCAAGAGCAATAGAGCGCTCATCGGATAAAATGATTGGATAACCTGTTTCACCAAACAGAGCCCATACTGTAATACCAGGGGTCATTGGCGGAAGATCTGGAAAATTTTTAGCCAGATCATCTGTACAAACCTTTTTTAAATAAGCAATCTGCCCCGTATCAGAATGGGTCATATCTTGCAACGACAAGTTTTGTTTATGCTCTCCCATTTCATTATTCCTTTATACCTTAACTCTTATTACTTACTTTGATTGGAATTTGCTTCATTTGTTTTTTTGTTTTTGGCTGGTATAAGTTAATTGATAAAAGACCATTTTTCAACTCGGCATTTGTAACGTGCATTCCTTCGACAAGAACAAAAGTACGTTGGAATTGACGTGCAGCTATACCACGATATAGATATTGGTGGTTTTGACTGTCTGTTTGTTTACCATGAATAATCAATTGGTTGTCATCGAGCAAGATATTGAGATTATTGACTTTAAAGCCAGCAACAGCCAAAGTTATGCGTATATGGCTTGCATCATCATTTTTGTGTAAACGCTCAATATTATAAGCGGGATAAGTTTCATCAGCTTTACCAATACGTCGCAATGTTTTTTCTATTGTTTCAAATCCTAAGAGAAAAGGATTGGAGAAAGGCGTCACATGTGTCATTGTGAATGTCCTCTTTAAAGCGGCTATACTCTAAATAAAGCGTTTGTTCCATCCTTCTCATATGGCGAGTGTAATTGGTAACTTCAAGAGAAAAGATGAGAGAGTTCAATGACTCATAAAACAATAAAATTGTCAAAAGAAAAAAAAGTTGCTGGAATATTGTATAGCGAAGACGAAATTGAAGAAATATTTCGCCGTTTTTCTATTCAACGCCCGACTCCTAAAAGTGATCTTATCTATACAAATGTTTTTACTCTTTTAATTGCAGTTGTTCTCTCAGCACAAGCGACAGATGCAAGTGTTAATAAAGTGACAAAAGAATTATTTCGCCTCGCAGATCAACCGGAAAAAATGGTTGCTTTAGGAGAAGAAGAAATTGCACGCCATATTCGTACAGTTGGTCTTTGGCGTGCAAAAGCGCGCAATATTTACGCGCTTTGCAGCTTTTTAATTGATCACTATGGTGGTCAAGTACCTGATAATCGTGAGGCACTTATGGCACTTCCTGGTGTGGGGCGTAAAACAGCTAATGTTGTTTTGAATGTTGCTTTTGGTTGGCCTACATTGGCGGTGGACACGCATATTTTGCGCCTTGGGAACCGTCTTGGTTTAGCGCCCGGCAAAACACCAGAGATTGTCGAAGAAAAGTTGTTAAAGATTATACCGTTCCGGTATCTTCGTTATGCACATCATTGGCTCGTTTTACATGGGCGTTATATTTGTCAAGCGCGTAAAGCACAATGTACGCGGTGCATCATTGCTGATCTCTGTAAAGCAGCAATCAAAACAAATGCAATTCCAGCACCTTTGGTTGAAGTTCAGGGGAATGGAGCTCCAATTTTTTTTTGATATGGACTTGCTATTTTGTTGATACTGCCTTATGAAAACATTGTTGGAACCGCCCGGCAGGGCATGCCGTGGCTGTTTAAATGCTTATTCAAGCTTTGGTCCGTTTGAATAAAAAGATTCGCTTATGAATAATGTATGGAGTAGCAAAATGCCCAAGATGAAGACCAAATCGTCCGCTAAGAAGCGGTTTAAAATCACTGCGTCAGGTAAAGTTAAAGTGGCAGCTGCAGGTAAACGGCATGGCATGATTAAACGTTCGAATAAATTTATTCGCGATGCTCGTGGAACAATGGTTTTGAGTGAGCAAGATGCTAAAAAAGTTATTCAGCATTATTTGCCAAATGGTTTGTAAACCTGACGCTTTTGATTTTTAGGAGAGTATTACATGGCACGTGTAAAAAGAGGTGTTACAGCGCACGCTAAGCACAAAAAAGTTCTTAAACAGGCTGAAGGTTTTTACGGTCGTCGTAAAAATACCATCCGTGCAGCTAAGGCGGCGGTTGATCGTTCAAAGCAGTATGCTTATCGTGATCGTAAAAATAGGAAACGTACTTTCCGTGCTTTATGGATTCAGAGAATCAATGCAGCTGTCCGTGCAGAAGGTTTAACTTATGGACGCTTTATTGATGGTTTATCAAAGGCTGGTATTGAGATTGATCGTAAGGTTCTTTCAGACATAGCAATTCATGAGTCAGCGGCATTTTCTGCTTTAGTAGCTTCTGCAAAGAAAGCTTTGGAATATTTGAAAGATACAACGCCTAATGCTTTTGAAGGCGCTGTCAAGTAAGCCAGTCGCGTTCTCTTAAAGCATTCATTTATTCGGGATCCCGTACTGGTTAGGCTAGTGCGGGTTTTTTTTATTCAAAAAATAGGCAAAGATATGAGCGATATTGAGCGTCTTGAACAAGAAATTTGTTTAGCCTTAGAGATGGCTGGTGATGAACAGGCACTTGAAGCTGTGCGTATTGCAGCGTTAGGCAAAAAAGGCAGCATCTCTGAAAAGTTAAAAGCATTAGGAAAGATGAGTGCTAGCGAGCGCCAGAAAGTTGGTCCAGTTCTTAACGGATTAAAAAATCGCGTTTTAGAACTATGGACGCAAAAGCGTGATTTTCTGAGGCGTCAAGCAATGGATGCATGCCTTACTCGTGAAACAGTGGATATCACTTTGCCTGTGCGTTCTTCACCGATAGAACGGGGGCGTATTCATCCGATTTCACAAGTGATTGAAGAAATTATAGCTATTTATATGAAGATGGGTTTTTCTCTTGCAGAAGGACCAGATATTGAAACAGATTATTATAATTTTACGGCATTGAATTTTCCTGAAGGTCATCCAGCACGTGAAATGCATGATACCTTCTTTTTTGATGTTAATAAAACGGGAGAGCGGAAATTATTGCGCACCCATACATCGCCTGTACAAATTCGCACAATGGAAAAGCAGAAAGCACCGATACGTATCATTATTCCTGGAAAAACGTATCGTATGGATTCGGATGCAACACATTCACCCATGTTTCATCAGGTAGAGGGTCTTGTGATTGATAAAACCTCTACTATTGCACATATGATGTGGCTTCATGAGACTTTTTGTAAAGCCTTTTTTGAAGTTTCCTCTGTAAAGATGCGTTTTCGCCCCTCTTTTTTCCCTTTCACTGAACCCTCCATGGAAGTAGATATTCAATGTGATCGTTCTGGTTCAGAAGTGAAATTTGGGGAAGGACAGGATTGGCTGGAAATCTTAGGATGCGGAATGGTTCATCCTCATGTCTTAAAGAATGTTGGTTTAGATCCTGATGAGTATCAGGGTTTTGCATGGGGAATGGGCATAGATCGCATTGCTATGTTGAAATACGGTATGCCTGATTTGCGAGCTTTTTTTGATGCTGATCTGCGTTGGTTAGATCATTATGGCTTTCGTTGCTTTGACATGCATGCTTTTTTTCCTGGTTTAAGAAATGTGTGATCTTGTCATAGTTTTCCTGTGAGGTTTTAAAATGAAATTTACATTGTCTTGGTTGAAAGATCACTTAGAGACAGATGCATCTTTGGATGAAATTTGTGATAAACTAACGGCTATTGGTCTTGAGGTTGATCATGTTGATGATCGTTCTTATTTAAAAGGTTTTGTGATTGCAAAAGTTTTAACGGCAATAAAACATCCTGATGCAGATAAACTACAGATTTTATCGGTAGATACAGGGGCTGATAAACCTGTACAAGTTATTTGCGGGGCACCAAATGCACGTGCTGGACTTGTTGGTGTTCTTGCTTTACCAGGGACTTATGTACCAGGACTTGATGTGACGCTATCGGTAGGCAAAATCCGTGGTATTGAAAGTTTTGGGATGATGTGTTCGTGGGCCGAGCTTGAATTATCAAATGAGCATGATGGAATTATCGAGCTTCCAGAAGATGTGCCTATTGGAGCTTCCTTTGCAGTTTATGCAGGTTTAGATGATCCGGTGATTGATATCGGTTTGACGCCCAATCGTTCTGATTGCACAGGGGTTCGCGGTATTGCCCGTGATCTTGCTGCGACTGGAATTGGTCGGTTAAAAGAACTATCCTTGCCACAATTGGGTACTACCTTTGAAACATCGCTTGATGTTTCTTTAGATTTTTCGCAAAGCGCGTTGTTATGTTTGGGGTTTGCTTGGTGTGAAGTTCGCAATGTTCAAAATAATGCATCGCCACAATGGATGCAACAACGTTTGAACGCCATTGGTTTGAGACCAATTAATGCGTTGGTTGATATAACCAATTACATCAGTTTTGATCTTGGTCGTCCGCTGCATGTTTTTGATGCCGATAAGATTAAAGGTAATTTGCGTGTACGTTGTGGTCGTGAAGGTGAACAGCTTCAGGCGCTTAACGGAAAAGTCTATAATTTAGGTGTTAAAGATTGTGTTATTGCAGATGAAGAGGGTGTTGTTTCGATTGCCGGTATTATGGGTGGTGAAAGAACGAGCTGTGATGAGACGACGCGTCGCGTTATTATTGAGTCGGCACTTTGGGATGCGCAGAGTATTGCGCAGACAGGGCGTGCATTAGGACTTATCAGTGATGCCCGTTATAGGTTTGAACGGGGTGTGGATCCGGCTTTTATGGAAACAGGGCTTGAGATTGCAACAGAGTTGGTCCTACGTCTTTGTGGTGGTGAAGGTTCAAAGATGAAGATTGTGGGTTATCAGCAGCCAGAAATCAGACAGATCACTTTTCCACTTTCTGAAATTAAACGTTTAACATATTTGGAAATAGAACATGAACAAACCATGACTATTTTGACACAGCTAGGATTTGATAGTGAAGGTCAAGGAAATGTGGTTGTGGTTAAAGTACCAACATGGCGTCCTGATATTGTCGGTAAAGCGGATTTGGTGGAAGAGGTAATGAGAATTTATGGGCTGGATAAAATTAAGCCGATACCGTTAGAAAGTTTTATGGAGGTCAAAGATCCAGTTTTAACAGTTTCGCAACTTCGTTCACGTATTACACGTTTCGCCTTAGCGGGGCGTGGTATGAGAGAAACTGTGACTTGGTCTTTTATTTCTGAAAAACAGGCGCTGGCCTTTGGAGGTGGTCAAGCACAGCTTAAATTAGTAAATCCCATTTCTGCTGATATGTCCGTTATGCGTCCCTCTCTTTTGCCTGGTTTGTTGGTGGCTGCACAGCGCAATGCTGACCGTGGTTTTCCAGATTTTGCTTTATTTGAAGTTTCCAACATCTACGAAGACGATACTCCTGATAAGCAACACCGTGTTGCCGGTGGTATTCGCCGTGGAACAGAGCAGTTTGGAGGGGCAGGGCGATTTTGGAATGGGAATGCAAGAGCGGTTGATGTTTTTGATGCCAAAGCAGATGCATTGGCTGTTTTAGAAGCATGCGGTCTAGAGAGTGGCAAAGTTCAAATTGAAGTGGGAGCACCTGATTGGTATCATCCTGGTCGTTCAGGGGTTATAAAGCTTGGATCAAAGATTATTCTTGGTTTTTTTGGTGTTTTTCATCCTGCTACATTGGAGAAATTAGATATCAGTGGTCCTTTATGCGGTTTTGAAATTTTTCTCGATCGGATTCCAGAGCCAAAGAAGAAAGCAACAAAAAGCCGTTCTCCTTTGAAATTATCATCGCTTCAAATGGTGCGGCGTGATTTTGCATTTGTCGTTGATAAAATGGTTGACTCTTCTCTGATTGTTCGTGCTGCCAGTGGAGCGGATAAAAAGCTTATTCATTCGGTACAGGTTTTTGATGTTTTTGAAGATTTAAGCCTTGGTGAAGAGAAAAAATCTGTTGCGATTGAAGTTGCTCTTCAACCCATTGAACGGACTCTCACTGATGAAGATATAGAAGAGCTTGCCTTGAAACTGGTAGAAAATGTCACTAGGATGACGGGTGCAAGTTTGCGCTGTTGAATCTTTTTCTCATCTATAAATATTCACCAAATAGGAGCACTCCGAGAAGTGCTCCCTTATTTTCAGACATTCAAGAGCTGTGGAGTTTTTTGAAAGGACCTTCATACTAAAGAGATTCTCTTTAAATATTAGTCTTTTTCAAGGCGAAAAAGACTATTTTAAAATCACTTAAAAAGTTGTCCTTTTGTAAAGATCCTTCATTGCAAAGGTAAAAAATAACTGTTATTGCTAAATGATAATGCAAATCATTAGCAATAAAGAGAGAGCATATGAAGGAAAGAGAGGATCAATGAACGTAAAAACGTTTTTTATCATAATATGGGCAAGTGCTATTTTTTTTACATCCGATTTTGCTTTGTGTGCTGGAAAATTTAAAGCTGTTACAACTTTCACAATCATTGCTGATATGGCGCGCAATGTAGCAGGTGATGTTGCGGATGTTGAATCAATCACAAAACCAGGTGCTGAAATTCACGAATATCAACCAACTCCTCGTGATCTTATGCGCGCACAAGGAGCAAATCTTATTTTGTGGAATGGATTAGAGTTGGAACTTTGGTTTGAAAAGTTTTTTCAAAATATCAAGGATGTTCCAAGTGTCGTTGTTTCAAAAGGTATTGTACCGATTAAAATTGGTGAAGGACCTTTCAGTGGAAAACCTAATCCTCATGCATGGATGTCTCCGACTTCAGCATTGATTTACGTTGATAATATTCGTGACGCTTTTGTAAAATACGATCCTGAACATGCTCCTATTTATAAAGAAAATGCTGAAATTTATAAACAAAAGATTCGCTCAACAATTGATCCGATTAAAACAGAATTAGAAGCGGTGCCGCAAGACAAGCGTTGGCTTGTAACTAGTGAAGGCGCATTTAGCTATTTGGCGCGTGATTTTGATCTGAAAGAACTTTATTTATGGCCCATTAATGCTGATCAGCAAGGAACACCACAACAAGTTAAGCATGTTATTGATATGGTTCGCAAATACAATATCCATGCAGTTTTTTCTGAAAGCACTATTTCTCCTGCTCCTGCTAAACAAGTTGCGAGAGAAACAGGGGCTAAATATGGCGGTGTTCTTTATGTTGACTCGCTGAGTGAGAAAAATGGTGAGGTACCAACCTATATTGATTTATTACGTGTCACAAGTGGGCGTATTAGCGCTGCCTTATTAGAGGGAGTAAAAGGCCAATGATAGGATCTGGAATATTTGCCCAAGGCGTAACGGTAACATATCGTAATGGACATACTGCTTTACGGGAAGTCAATTTTGAAAGCCCAACAGGTTCTATTACGGCATTAGTTGGCGTTAATGGATCAGGTAAGTCAACGCTATTTAAAGCAATTATGGGGTTTGTACGGCCATCAAAAGGAAAAATTCGCATGTTTGATTTGCCGGTTGATACGGCTTTGAAAAAAAATCTTATTGCTTATGTTCCCCAGAGTGAGGATGTTGATTGGAATTTTCCTGTCCTTGTTGAAGATGTCGTTTTGATGGGACGGTATGGTCATATGAATTTCTTTCGTTATGCACGGGCACGCGATTATGAAGCTGTGCGTGTTGCATTAGAACGCGTCGATATGCTGGCATTTGCTAAGCGTCAAATTGGTGAACTTTCTGGTGGGCAG
Coding sequences within it:
- the nth gene encoding endonuclease III, encoding MTHKTIKLSKEKKVAGILYSEDEIEEIFRRFSIQRPTPKSDLIYTNVFTLLIAVVLSAQATDASVNKVTKELFRLADQPEKMVALGEEEIARHIRTVGLWRAKARNIYALCSFLIDHYGGQVPDNREALMALPGVGRKTANVVLNVAFGWPTLAVDTHILRLGNRLGLAPGKTPEIVEEKLLKIIPFRYLRYAHHWLVLHGRYICQARKAQCTRCIIADLCKAAIKTNAIPAPLVEVQGNGAPIFF
- a CDS encoding metal ABC transporter substrate-binding protein, with translation MNVKTFFIIIWASAIFFTSDFALCAGKFKAVTTFTIIADMARNVAGDVADVESITKPGAEIHEYQPTPRDLMRAQGANLILWNGLELELWFEKFFQNIKDVPSVVVSKGIVPIKIGEGPFSGKPNPHAWMSPTSALIYVDNIRDAFVKYDPEHAPIYKENAEIYKQKIRSTIDPIKTELEAVPQDKRWLVTSEGAFSYLARDFDLKELYLWPINADQQGTPQQVKHVIDMVRKYNIHAVFSESTISPAPAKQVARETGAKYGGVLYVDSLSEKNGEVPTYIDLLRVTSGRISAALLEGVKGQ
- the pheS gene encoding phenylalanine--tRNA ligase subunit alpha, which encodes MSDIERLEQEICLALEMAGDEQALEAVRIAALGKKGSISEKLKALGKMSASERQKVGPVLNGLKNRVLELWTQKRDFLRRQAMDACLTRETVDITLPVRSSPIERGRIHPISQVIEEIIAIYMKMGFSLAEGPDIETDYYNFTALNFPEGHPAREMHDTFFFDVNKTGERKLLRTHTSPVQIRTMEKQKAPIRIIIPGKTYRMDSDATHSPMFHQVEGLVIDKTSTIAHMMWLHETFCKAFFEVSSVKMRFRPSFFPFTEPSMEVDIQCDRSGSEVKFGEGQDWLEILGCGMVHPHVLKNVGLDPDEYQGFAWGMGIDRIAMLKYGMPDLRAFFDADLRWLDHYGFRCFDMHAFFPGLRNV
- a CDS encoding BQ00720 family protein, which gives rise to MGEHKQNLSLQDMTHSDTGQIAYLKKVCTDDLAKNFPDLPPMTPGITVWALFGETGYPIILSDERSIALAGANEHELQIVTLH
- the rplT gene encoding 50S ribosomal protein L20, whose translation is MARVKRGVTAHAKHKKVLKQAEGFYGRRKNTIRAAKAAVDRSKQYAYRDRKNRKRTFRALWIQRINAAVRAEGLTYGRFIDGLSKAGIEIDRKVLSDIAIHESAAFSALVASAKKALEYLKDTTPNAFEGAVK
- the pheT gene encoding phenylalanine--tRNA ligase subunit beta; the encoded protein is MKFTLSWLKDHLETDASLDEICDKLTAIGLEVDHVDDRSYLKGFVIAKVLTAIKHPDADKLQILSVDTGADKPVQVICGAPNARAGLVGVLALPGTYVPGLDVTLSVGKIRGIESFGMMCSWAELELSNEHDGIIELPEDVPIGASFAVYAGLDDPVIDIGLTPNRSDCTGVRGIARDLAATGIGRLKELSLPQLGTTFETSLDVSLDFSQSALLCLGFAWCEVRNVQNNASPQWMQQRLNAIGLRPINALVDITNYISFDLGRPLHVFDADKIKGNLRVRCGREGEQLQALNGKVYNLGVKDCVIADEEGVVSIAGIMGGERTSCDETTRRVIIESALWDAQSIAQTGRALGLISDARYRFERGVDPAFMETGLEIATELVLRLCGGEGSKMKIVGYQQPEIRQITFPLSEIKRLTYLEIEHEQTMTILTQLGFDSEGQGNVVVVKVPTWRPDIVGKADLVEEVMRIYGLDKIKPIPLESFMEVKDPVLTVSQLRSRITRFALAGRGMRETVTWSFISEKQALAFGGGQAQLKLVNPISADMSVMRPSLLPGLLVAAQRNADRGFPDFALFEVSNIYEDDTPDKQHRVAGGIRRGTEQFGGAGRFWNGNARAVDVFDAKADALAVLEACGLESGKVQIEVGAPDWYHPGRSGVIKLGSKIILGFFGVFHPATLEKLDISGPLCGFEIFLDRIPEPKKKATKSRSPLKLSSLQMVRRDFAFVVDKMVDSSLIVRAASGADKKLIHSVQVFDVFEDLSLGEEKKSVAIEVALQPIERTLTDEDIEELALKLVENVTRMTGASLRC
- the rpmI gene encoding 50S ribosomal protein L35, with product MPKMKTKSSAKKRFKITASGKVKVAAAGKRHGMIKRSNKFIRDARGTMVLSEQDAKKVIQHYLPNGL
- a CDS encoding Hsp20 family protein produces the protein MTHVTPFSNPFLLGFETIEKTLRRIGKADETYPAYNIERLHKNDDASHIRITLAVAGFKVNNLNILLDDNQLIIHGKQTDSQNHQYLYRGIAARQFQRTFVLVEGMHVTNAELKNGLLSINLYQPKTKKQMKQIPIKVSNKS
- a CDS encoding manganese/iron ABC transporter ATP-binding protein, with protein sequence MIGSGIFAQGVTVTYRNGHTALREVNFESPTGSITALVGVNGSGKSTLFKAIMGFVRPSKGKIRMFDLPVDTALKKNLIAYVPQSEDVDWNFPVLVEDVVLMGRYGHMNFFRYARARDYEAVRVALERVDMLAFAKRQIGELSGGQKKRVFLARALAQQAKAILLDEPFTGVDVTTEDKIIALLQDLRKEGAVILVSTHNLGSVREFCDHTVLIKGTVLASGLTETVFTKENLEKTFGGALHHHIFNLQGKKKDDVFTRGKQSAFLENIERVEHVA